ATGAATTAACATTATGGTCTGCAAAAACACCCGTTAACAACATCCCTACCATACCACCAATACCATGACAAGGAAACACATCTAATGTATCATCCAACTTAGATTTAGATTTGATCATAACCGCAACATTAGAAATAATAGCTGCGATAACTCCAATAAAAATACTCTGAGGAACAGCTACAAAACCCGCTGCAGGAGTAATAGCTACTAATCCAACTACTGCACCGATACAGAATCCTACAACAGATGGTTTTTTGCCTTTCAATACATCAAAGAACATCCAGGATAAACCTGCAGCAGCAGCTGCTGTATTTGTAGTTGCAAAAGCAGACACCGACAATCCGTTTGCTCCTAATGCAGAACCGGCATTGAAGCCAAACCAACCGAACCATAATAAACCCGTACCGATCAAGATATAAGGGATATTTGCAGGAACAGTTTCTTTATGCAAAAACCATGATTTACGAGGTTTTAATACCAATGCACCTGCCAATGCCGCACAACCGGCTGAAATATGCACAACCGTACCACCTGCAAAATCTAATGCACCCATTTTACATAAGAAACCATTAGGATGCCAGCTCCAATGTGCTAAAGGCGCATATACCAATAAACTAAACAAAACTGTAAATAAGATATATGCAGTAAAACGCATACGTTCAGCAATAGCTCCTACTACCAACCCAGGAGTAATCACTGCAAACATCAATTGAAACAGGGAAAATAAAGCTAATGGAATGGTCATGCTAGTTCCACCTTGTAGAACGGGAGCTCCCGATAATACATTTTTGAAGAATAAAAATGTAGTTGGGTTTCCAATAAATCCGTTAATAGAATCTCCAAAACATAAACTAAAACCAATTACCACCCACAAAACGCTAACAACTCCTGCTGCAACCACACTTTTCATCATGGTAGAAAGAATGTTTTTACGATGAACCATTCCACCATAGAAAAATGCCAAACCGGGAGTCATTAAAAATACAAGGGCAGTTGCTACAATGATCCAGGCTATGTCTGCTCCGCTATAAACCTTATCAGGATCAGAAAAAGTTGTAGCACTGGGAACAAAAATGGCTGCGATGGCCACAATTAGTAGCACCAAAAAAGGGGCTAAGGTTTTAAACGTAACTTTCATGATTTGCTGTTTTTAAGTTATTAATTCGATTTCTGAAGGCAAAATATATAAAAATTAGCACTTGACGTAAAAAAAATATAAATTTTTATTTTACTAATATATAAAATACAGCCTTAAAAAGTCAAAAATTCTCTAAAACAGCCTATATCATTGATTTATGTTTATATATTTTTATATTTAATTAATATATAGATAAAATAATAATATTAAATTTAGTTAATAAAAAATCCCCGAGCTACCGGGGATTGCAATTTTATTATAAATGATTATTAAAAAGGAAGATCATCTGCAACCGAGACCTCATTTGCAGGGCTCGAAGAAATTGCAGTATTCGAAGAGGCAGATGCAGATGTTATACCAGGAGAATTACTTACAGGCGTACCATCGTTACCTCCTAATAATTGCAGGTTTTGTACACGCATCCTAAGTGTAGCTGCTGCCTGGTTTTCTTTATTCATGTAGGCATCCGCTTCCGGGGCACCTTCCGCATATACCGTCTTTCCTTTCTTTAAATATTGCGCTACAGCAGTTCTATCTGTCCAATAAGCACACTCCACCCAGGTGGTTCTTTCTTTTAGATTTCCTGTACTGTCTTTAAATCGTTCAGTATGCGCCACACTGAAATTGATGACATTCTTTCCGTTTACTTCCTTTACTATGCAATCTTTACCAAGGTTGCCTACAATTTGTAACTTAATCATAACATGTGTTTTTAAATTATTAATCGATGTATCTGGTTTAAAGTTATGGCTATTATTATAACTATAGTTTGATGCAAAAAAGAAGATCTCAACAGTAAGATAACACTTACTTTAGTTCATCTTTTTCTTTAAAGAGCTTACCTGGCTTTGTAAATTATTCACCATGCTTGCCAGCGAGTTCATATCCCAACGCTGTTGCTGACTTACTTTACTTATAACCATTTGTGCCTGCCACAATTCTACAATATCATCTGTATTTACCTGGTATGGCTGGTATTGGGGATTATCACTTATTAAAGTAAGCTTTCCTTTAGCCCTGTTATTTTTTTCAATGCGTTTGTAAACAATTCCCTCGTTACGACTTACCACTATATATGCCTGGCTATTTTTTACATTTTCTGCATCCTCTATTTTTTCACCTACTATAATGCTGCCGCTTGGTGTCGGCAACATACTATCTCCGATTATTTCAAATGCACGATAATTGCCTCCGGCAAGCATCGGCAATGTAAACGTATTTAGCTCATCAATAAATTCTGTATCTGCATAACCTGCCAAATAGCCCGCTGCCGCTTTTACCGGCACAAAATGAATAATGTTCCGATCTGCTGTCATCATTTTTTGCATGCGTCGCTTTGCCAGGTAACTCCCGCTGCTGTTATTTAGATCTTTTAAAAGCAATTCATCTAAACTTACTTTAAATATTTCAGACACGATTTCCAATACTTCCAAACGCGGATCGGCACGTTCTTCTTCATAAGCTCCGATCAAAGAGCGCTTGATTCCTAATTTAATTGCAAATTCTTCCTGTGTCCATCCGCGTAGCTTACGCAGGTATTTAAGATTTTGTCCGGCTTGAGACATGTTACAACTAATTTGATTAGCACAAATATACTAAACATTTTAGCTTTACCAAATATTTCGGATTATTTTTTACAGGCAATAGACCTTACTTTTGTACAAAATCTAACCATGCAATTTGTTGTTACGCTTCACAGTCTTGTAAGATGGATCATTTTGATCTTTGGGTTTATGACCTTTTTTAAAGCTATTACAGGCGTTTTTCAAAAAAGAAATTTTACTGCCGGCGATAATAAAGCAAATCTTTTCTTTATGATAAGCTTTGATGTGCAGCTTTTAATTGGTTTGATCCTTTATTTTGCCAGGCCTTGGTTCAGCACATTAAAAGAAGACCCGAAATTTGCTATGCACGACAGCTACCTGCGGTTCTTCACTGTTGAACATGCTTTTATGATGATCTTAGCATGGATATTAGTTCATGTAGGGCGAGTAATGGTAAAAAAAGCATCAACCGATGCAGCCAAGCATAAAAAAGCATTGGTGTTTTTTGGGATTGCTCTTTTATTAATATTGATCTCAATTCCGTGGCCATTTAGAGAAGGGATTGGAAGACCGTGGTTTTAAAAAATGCATGCATAAATAAAAAAGATTCAGACTAACTAACGAAAATGGCAAACGATAAGAAAAA
The Ferruginibacter albus DNA segment above includes these coding regions:
- a CDS encoding ammonium transporter, whose protein sequence is MKVTFKTLAPFLVLLIVAIAAIFVPSATTFSDPDKVYSGADIAWIIVATALVFLMTPGLAFFYGGMVHRKNILSTMMKSVVAAGVVSVLWVVIGFSLCFGDSINGFIGNPTTFLFFKNVLSGAPVLQGGTSMTIPLALFSLFQLMFAVITPGLVVGAIAERMRFTAYILFTVLFSLLVYAPLAHWSWHPNGFLCKMGALDFAGGTVVHISAGCAALAGALVLKPRKSWFLHKETVPANIPYILIGTGLLWFGWFGFNAGSALGANGLSVSAFATTNTAAAAAGLSWMFFDVLKGKKPSVVGFCIGAVVGLVAITPAAGFVAVPQSIFIGVIAAIISNVAVMIKSKSKLDDTLDVFPCHGIGGMVGMLLTGVFADHNVNSLVPEAGGLASGSGAFFLIQLKAMLCAVIYSFVVSYLIFKFINFIVPLRVSEEEEEEGLDASQHDEKYIQGTLLVQTPQGEQLQNL
- a CDS encoding single-stranded DNA-binding protein, with protein sequence MIKLQIVGNLGKDCIVKEVNGKNVINFSVAHTERFKDSTGNLKERTTWVECAYWTDRTAVAQYLKKGKTVYAEGAPEADAYMNKENQAAATLRMRVQNLQLLGGNDGTPVSNSPGITSASASSNTAISSSPANEVSVADDLPF
- a CDS encoding XRE family transcriptional regulator; amino-acid sequence: MSQAGQNLKYLRKLRGWTQEEFAIKLGIKRSLIGAYEEERADPRLEVLEIVSEIFKVSLDELLLKDLNNSSGSYLAKRRMQKMMTADRNIIHFVPVKAAAGYLAGYADTEFIDELNTFTLPMLAGGNYRAFEIIGDSMLPTPSGSIIVGEKIEDAENVKNSQAYIVVSRNEGIVYKRIEKNNRAKGKLTLISDNPQYQPYQVNTDDIVELWQAQMVISKVSQQQRWDMNSLASMVNNLQSQVSSLKKKMN